The proteins below are encoded in one region of Silene latifolia isolate original U9 population chromosome 2, ASM4854445v1, whole genome shotgun sequence:
- the LOC141642295 gene encoding abscisic acid 8'-hydroxylase 4-like isoform X1 — protein sequence MFFYVSTLSIGIVLIVFGYMLVKKFHQWRLLRQYGVKLPPGSLGWPYIGETPQLFSQNPHDFFITREKRYGDVFKTHILGCPCIMLASPEAVKFVLMTKASLFKPTYPKSKEKLIGKSAIFFQQGGYHAQIRKLVQASLSLDTIKPLVSDIEAIAKSTLDSWAHGRQIHTFNELKKFTFDVAVLTIFGELEDYYKNVLKENYVTLDKGYNSFPTVIPGTRYFNSVMARKKLGQIIREIINEKREKRLATNDLLGCLLNFEDKDGKTLTEDQIIDNVIGVLFAAQDTTASILTWIFKYITDDDTLLSQIQREQKAIYEANDNGRRPLTWAQIKQMHVTHRVILESLRMASIISFTYREAVEDVVYNGYLIPKGWKVLPLFRNIHHNSAFFDNPQIFDASRFEAGKKPYVYMPFGYGSHACPGNEVAKLMILIFIHHLVTHFRWEVVGSKEGVQYMPFPVPEKGLPAKFWRILLNYS from the exons ATGTTTTTTTATGTGTCTACTTTGAGCATTggaattgtgttaattgtttttgGGTATATGTTGGTGAAAAAGTTTCATCAATGGAGACTTTTAAGACAATATGGAGTTAAGCTTCCACCTGGTTCTTTGGGTTGGCCTTACATCGGAGAGACTCCTCAACTTTTCTCTCAAAATCCACATGATTTCTTCATCACTAGAGAAAAAAG GTACGGAGACGTATTTAAGACCCACATATTAGGTTGTCCATGCATCATGTTAGCAAGTCCAGAGGCCGTAAAGTTCGTTTTGATGACAAAAGCTAGCTTGTTTAAACCTACTTACCCAAAGAGCAAAGAAAAGTTGATTGGTAAATCGGCTATCTTCTTCCAACAAGGTGGATATCATGCTCAAATCCGGAAATTAGTACAAGCTTCTCTTTCACTCGACACCATTAAACCTCTTGTTTCCGATATCGAAGCCATTGCCAAATCTACCTTGGATTCATGGGCTCACGGTCGTCAAATTCATACCTTTAATGAATTGAAGAAG TTCACTTTCGATGTCGCAGTCTTGACAATCTTTGGTGAGCTGGAGGATTATTACAAGAACGTCCTTAAGGAAAACTACGTTACCCTAGATAAGGGTTACAATTCTTTTCCTACAGTTATTCCTGGTACCCGTTACTTCAATTCTGTTATG GCAAGGAAGAAATTGGGGCAAATTATTCGGGAAATTAtaaatgagaaaagagagaaaagattGGCAACAAACGACCTTTTAGGATGCCTCTTGAACTTTGAAGATAAAGATGGAAAAACATTAACAGAAGATCAAATAATTGATAATGTCATTGGTGTTCTGTTTGCTGCCCAAGACACTACGGCTAGTATCTTAACTTGGATTTTCAAGTACATCACTGATGATGACACTTTACTTAGCCAAATACAG AGGGAGCAAAAGGCAATTTATGAAGCAAATGACAACGGAAGGCGACCATTAACATGGGCACAAATAAAACAGATGCATGTCACGCATAGG GTCATATTGGAGAGCTTAAGGATGGCCAGCATCATATCTTTTACTTATAGAGAAGCAGTTGAGGATGTCGTATACAATG GTTACCTAATTCCTAAAGGGTGGAAGGTACTACCTTTATTTCGAAACATACATCACAATTCTGCCTTTTTTGACAATCCGCAAATATTTGATGCTTCCAGATTTGAG GCGGGTAAGAAACCCTACGTATATATGCCATTTGGTTATGGATCTCATGCATGCCCAGGAAATGAAGTCGCCAAATTAATGATCCTCATTTTCATCCACCATCTTGTAACTCACTTCAG GTGGGAAGTAGTAGGATCTAAGGAAGGTGTGCAATATATGCCGTTTCCGGTACCGGAAAAGGGACTTCCGGCCAAGTTTTGGAGAATACTTCTTAACTACAGTTAA
- the LOC141642295 gene encoding abscisic acid 8'-hydroxylase 4-like isoform X2: MFFYVSTLSIGIVLIVFGYMLVKKFHQWRLLRQYGVKLPPGSLGWPYIGETPQLFSQNPHDFFITREKRYGDVFKTHILGCPCIMLASPEAVKFVLMTKASLFKPTYPKSKEKLIGKSAIFFQQGGYHAQIRKLVQASLSLDTIKPLVSDIEAIAKSTLDSWAHGRQIHTFNELKKFTFDVAVLTIFGELEDYYKNVLKENYVTLDKGYNSFPTVIPGTRYFNSVMARKKLGQIIREIINEKREKRLATNDLLGCLLNFEDKDGKTLTEDQIIDNVIGVLFAAQDTTASILTWIFKYITDDDTLLSQIQREQKAIYEANDNGRRPLTWAQIKQMHVTHRVILESLRMASIISFTYREAVEDVVYNGYLIPKGWKVLPLFRNIHHNSAFFDNPQIFDASRFEAGKKPYVYMPFGYGSHACPGNEVAKLMILIFIHHLVTHFSYSE; encoded by the exons ATGTTTTTTTATGTGTCTACTTTGAGCATTggaattgtgttaattgtttttgGGTATATGTTGGTGAAAAAGTTTCATCAATGGAGACTTTTAAGACAATATGGAGTTAAGCTTCCACCTGGTTCTTTGGGTTGGCCTTACATCGGAGAGACTCCTCAACTTTTCTCTCAAAATCCACATGATTTCTTCATCACTAGAGAAAAAAG GTACGGAGACGTATTTAAGACCCACATATTAGGTTGTCCATGCATCATGTTAGCAAGTCCAGAGGCCGTAAAGTTCGTTTTGATGACAAAAGCTAGCTTGTTTAAACCTACTTACCCAAAGAGCAAAGAAAAGTTGATTGGTAAATCGGCTATCTTCTTCCAACAAGGTGGATATCATGCTCAAATCCGGAAATTAGTACAAGCTTCTCTTTCACTCGACACCATTAAACCTCTTGTTTCCGATATCGAAGCCATTGCCAAATCTACCTTGGATTCATGGGCTCACGGTCGTCAAATTCATACCTTTAATGAATTGAAGAAG TTCACTTTCGATGTCGCAGTCTTGACAATCTTTGGTGAGCTGGAGGATTATTACAAGAACGTCCTTAAGGAAAACTACGTTACCCTAGATAAGGGTTACAATTCTTTTCCTACAGTTATTCCTGGTACCCGTTACTTCAATTCTGTTATG GCAAGGAAGAAATTGGGGCAAATTATTCGGGAAATTAtaaatgagaaaagagagaaaagattGGCAACAAACGACCTTTTAGGATGCCTCTTGAACTTTGAAGATAAAGATGGAAAAACATTAACAGAAGATCAAATAATTGATAATGTCATTGGTGTTCTGTTTGCTGCCCAAGACACTACGGCTAGTATCTTAACTTGGATTTTCAAGTACATCACTGATGATGACACTTTACTTAGCCAAATACAG AGGGAGCAAAAGGCAATTTATGAAGCAAATGACAACGGAAGGCGACCATTAACATGGGCACAAATAAAACAGATGCATGTCACGCATAGG GTCATATTGGAGAGCTTAAGGATGGCCAGCATCATATCTTTTACTTATAGAGAAGCAGTTGAGGATGTCGTATACAATG GTTACCTAATTCCTAAAGGGTGGAAGGTACTACCTTTATTTCGAAACATACATCACAATTCTGCCTTTTTTGACAATCCGCAAATATTTGATGCTTCCAGATTTGAG GCGGGTAAGAAACCCTACGTATATATGCCATTTGGTTATGGATCTCATGCATGCCCAGGAAATGAAGTCGCCAAATTAATGATCCTCATTTTCATCCACCATCTTGTAACTCACTTCAG ttattcggaatag